The Chryseolinea soli genome contains a region encoding:
- a CDS encoding S-adenosylmethionine:tRNA ribosyltransferase-isomerase, whose protein sequence is MDISISDYTYTLPPERIAVYPLANRDQSKLLFYDRGVIDHQIFSSLPDLLPADTLLFFNDTKVIPARLHFQKDTGAVIEIFLLHPVLPSPLVMEAMQAHHRCTWQCTLGNLKRWKDEPLFKTFHGITLKATLSDREEGLVEFEWATEHSFAEVVNLAGETPLPPYLHRKPEQADRDRYQTIYSHHEGAVAAPTAGLHFTPAIFEQLKAKGIAHDFVTLHVSAGTFQPVKVENAMEHVMHNEQVVVTRANLDRLLSGRYIVPVGTTSMRTLESLYWYGVKLLKDPRAVFTISQHEAYAAADRWPSRDEALRAVVAYMERNQLDLLTGETSIYIMPGYTFRVCEALITNFHQPGSTLILLVAAFIGADWRKVYDESLANGYRFLSYGDSSLLIPRTEG, encoded by the coding sequence ATGGACATTTCCATCAGCGATTATACTTATACGCTTCCCCCGGAACGGATTGCCGTCTATCCCCTGGCAAACCGTGACCAATCCAAACTGTTGTTCTACGACCGCGGGGTTATCGACCATCAAATCTTTTCGTCGCTTCCCGATCTTTTGCCGGCCGACACTCTCCTGTTTTTTAACGACACCAAAGTGATCCCCGCGCGGCTTCACTTCCAGAAAGATACGGGCGCCGTCATTGAGATCTTTTTGCTGCACCCGGTGCTCCCTTCGCCGCTGGTCATGGAAGCCATGCAGGCCCACCATCGCTGCACATGGCAGTGCACGCTGGGAAATCTGAAGCGCTGGAAAGATGAGCCGTTATTCAAAACATTTCACGGCATCACCTTAAAGGCCACGCTGAGCGATCGCGAAGAAGGGTTGGTGGAATTTGAGTGGGCTACGGAACATTCCTTTGCCGAGGTGGTGAACCTTGCGGGAGAAACCCCCTTGCCCCCTTACCTCCATCGCAAGCCCGAGCAAGCCGATCGCGATCGCTATCAAACCATCTACTCGCACCACGAAGGGGCCGTGGCAGCGCCAACGGCCGGACTGCATTTTACGCCAGCCATCTTTGAACAATTGAAAGCCAAAGGCATCGCACACGACTTTGTCACGCTTCATGTGAGCGCGGGAACATTTCAGCCTGTGAAGGTCGAGAATGCCATGGAGCATGTGATGCACAACGAACAGGTGGTGGTGACACGGGCCAACCTGGATCGCCTTTTGTCAGGACGATATATCGTGCCGGTGGGCACGACGTCGATGCGGACGTTGGAGAGCTTGTATTGGTATGGCGTGAAATTATTGAAAGACCCACGGGCTGTTTTTACGATCTCACAACATGAAGCCTATGCTGCTGCAGACCGTTGGCCCTCTCGCGACGAGGCGCTGCGTGCCGTGGTGGCGTATATGGAACGGAATCAATTGGATCTGCTCACCGGCGAAACGTCCATCTACATCATGCCGGGTTATACGTTCCGGGTATGCGAGGCGTTGATCACCAATTTTCATCAACCCGGTTCAACGCTGATCTTACTGGTGGCCGCGTTTATTGGAGCGGATTGGAGGAAGGTCTATGACGAATCGCTTGCTAACGGCTATCGCTTCCTCAGCTATGGCGATAGTTCACTATTAATCCCGCGTACGGAGGGCTAA
- a CDS encoding DoxX family protein, producing the protein MKIATVVYWIARLLAAVIMLQTLFFKFTASAESVYIFTTVGMEPWGRIGVGVMELIAAILIVVPATAWLGAGLALGLMVGAIGMHLTLLGIAVQGDHGYLFGLALAVTLCSIYVLIHDKDKVLSRIRSLQKTS; encoded by the coding sequence ATGAAAATTGCCACGGTAGTGTACTGGATCGCACGTCTTTTGGCGGCGGTCATCATGCTGCAAACCTTGTTTTTTAAGTTTACCGCTTCCGCGGAATCGGTCTACATTTTTACGACCGTGGGCATGGAGCCGTGGGGTAGGATTGGGGTGGGGGTGATGGAATTGATCGCGGCCATTCTCATCGTTGTTCCGGCCACCGCGTGGTTAGGGGCCGGGCTGGCGCTGGGATTGATGGTGGGAGCGATCGGTATGCACCTGACCCTGCTCGGCATCGCAGTGCAGGGCGATCATGGCTACCTGTTTGGCCTGGCGTTGGCCGTAACACTCTGCAGCATCTACGTGTTGATTCACGACAAAGACAAGGTCTTGTCGCGGATCAGGTCGTTGCAAAAGACTAGTTGA
- a CDS encoding 1-acyl-sn-glycerol-3-phosphate acyltransferase: MEVVEKKNKNKRYKPILEGIPDWPVYQLSKNRKEFIEEVAQKTFAQIKKNRPTTKQLIDELEATVYREQQRMKRNRWRADAADEPRFWAGIKEELVALTGKTPEEAQPIAEELLHRIVLRYANEIAGNFKPNSYRLTREIVKFWFSRLLNGARVKKFGAFFRSRYTLRDKIHIVGKVKQLRTLAKEGTVVMVPTHFSNLDSILIGWIIHSLGLPAFIYGAGLNLFNIKIFAYFMNSLGAYKVDRRKKNVPYLETLKFYSMCAIQKGAHSIFFPGGTRSRSGMLEKQLKLGLLSSTIEAQRNLYLESPATEPVRKIFIVPVTLNYHFVLEAPDLIDEYLSSKGQDRYLPEQDKYGSWQLLQFLFKFFTKGSNISVSIGRGLDVMGNYVDDQGNSLDAQGRVIDTRDYFVSHGDITVDKQREDEYTRMLSHKIVSEYHRINRVFASHLVAFVAFEMWQKKHPKLDLFGLLKLPEEDQVLQFEEFRAACKRVRKQIYKMKEEGKVYHATHLKGNINLVIRHGLDNVGIFHLKRPLLMNKEGNIITKDFSTLYYYHNRLVGYDLEKFI, translated from the coding sequence ATGGAAGTTGTAGAGAAGAAAAATAAGAACAAGCGATATAAACCCATCCTGGAGGGCATACCCGATTGGCCGGTTTACCAACTCAGTAAAAACCGCAAGGAGTTTATCGAGGAAGTGGCGCAGAAGACCTTTGCCCAGATCAAGAAGAATCGCCCGACAACCAAACAGCTCATCGACGAACTGGAGGCCACTGTTTACCGCGAACAGCAGCGCATGAAGCGCAACCGCTGGCGTGCCGACGCGGCCGACGAGCCCCGTTTCTGGGCCGGCATCAAAGAAGAACTGGTGGCCCTGACGGGCAAGACGCCGGAAGAAGCCCAACCCATTGCCGAGGAACTGCTCCACCGCATCGTGTTGCGCTATGCCAACGAGATCGCCGGAAACTTCAAGCCCAACAGCTACCGCCTCACCCGTGAGATCGTAAAGTTCTGGTTCTCGCGCCTACTGAACGGCGCCCGCGTCAAGAAGTTCGGAGCCTTCTTCCGCAGCCGCTATACGCTTCGCGACAAGATCCACATCGTGGGCAAAGTGAAGCAACTGCGCACCCTGGCCAAAGAAGGCACGGTGGTGATGGTGCCCACGCACTTCAGCAACCTCGACTCGATCCTGATCGGATGGATCATCCACTCACTGGGCCTGCCCGCCTTTATCTACGGCGCCGGGTTGAATCTTTTCAACATCAAGATCTTTGCTTATTTCATGAACAGTCTCGGCGCCTATAAAGTAGACCGCCGGAAGAAAAATGTCCCCTACCTGGAGACCCTGAAGTTCTATTCCATGTGTGCCATTCAAAAAGGTGCGCACAGCATTTTCTTTCCCGGTGGAACGCGCTCCCGCTCGGGCATGTTGGAAAAACAACTCAAGCTGGGATTGCTCAGCTCCACCATCGAGGCCCAACGCAATCTCTACCTGGAATCGCCGGCCACCGAACCGGTGCGCAAGATCTTTATCGTGCCCGTAACGCTCAACTATCACTTCGTGCTGGAGGCCCCGGACCTGATCGACGAATATTTGTCGTCGAAAGGCCAGGATCGTTATCTGCCGGAACAAGACAAATACGGAAGCTGGCAACTGCTGCAGTTCCTGTTCAAGTTTTTTACCAAAGGGTCTAACATCTCCGTGTCGATCGGCCGCGGGCTGGACGTGATGGGAAATTATGTCGACGATCAGGGCAACAGCCTGGATGCGCAGGGACGGGTGATCGACACCCGCGACTATTTTGTTTCGCATGGCGACATCACCGTCGACAAGCAACGCGAAGATGAGTACACACGCATGCTCAGCCACAAGATCGTGTCGGAGTATCACCGCATCAACCGCGTGTTTGCCAGTCACCTGGTAGCCTTTGTGGCCTTCGAGATGTGGCAAAAGAAACATCCCAAGCTGGATTTGTTTGGCTTGCTGAAATTGCCGGAAGAAGACCAGGTGTTGCAGTTCGAAGAGTTTCGCGCTGCCTGCAAGCGGGTGCGCAAACAAATCTATAAAATGAAAGAAGAGGGGAAAGTCTATCACGCTACCCATCTGAAAGGAAATATCAACCTGGTGATCCGCCATGGACTCGACAATGTGGGCATCTTCCATTTGAAGCGCCCGTTGCTTATGAACAAGGAGGGCAACATCATCACCAAGGATTTCAGTACACTTTATTACTATCACAACCGGCTTGTCGGCTATGACCTCGAAAAGTTTATCTGA
- a CDS encoding NAD(P)H-dependent glycerol-3-phosphate dehydrogenase encodes MTSKSLSENDKPVGVIGAGNFGSVVANLLAQRRQVLLHVRDDAAIERILKTRENRGHQMHANVVPTNDLGHMADQCDVIFPIVPSLHFRTMMKGLSPYLHPYHILIHGTKGFDVSLPEGKTLDTMTTLDRSMVKTMSEVITEESVVVRVGCLAGPNLSKELADGHPAATVIASHFNEVIQLGKRLLRTNHFQVYGNNDVVGVELAGVLKNVIAIAAGALSGLGYGENAKGLLISRGMVEMVYLGRALGGNTKAFLGVAGVGDLVTTCNSSLSRNFTVGYRLAKGETLSEILASTDEIAEGINTVKVAKKCADYYKVRAPITTTLYQVLFEDMTVKRALEYLMRYPLNVDIDFLTE; translated from the coding sequence ATGACCTCGAAAAGTTTATCTGAAAACGATAAACCGGTCGGTGTGATCGGCGCCGGAAACTTCGGCAGTGTGGTAGCCAACTTGCTGGCCCAACGGCGGCAAGTGTTGTTGCACGTGCGCGACGATGCGGCGATCGAGCGCATTCTGAAAACCCGCGAAAACCGCGGCCACCAGATGCATGCCAACGTGGTTCCCACCAATGATCTCGGCCACATGGCCGATCAGTGCGACGTGATCTTCCCCATTGTGCCCTCGCTGCATTTTCGCACCATGATGAAGGGGCTGTCGCCTTACCTCCACCCCTATCACATCCTCATTCACGGCACGAAAGGTTTTGACGTCTCCCTCCCGGAAGGCAAAACCCTGGACACCATGACCACCCTGGACCGGAGCATGGTGAAGACCATGAGCGAGGTGATCACGGAAGAGAGCGTGGTGGTTCGCGTGGGCTGCCTGGCCGGACCCAACCTCAGCAAAGAACTGGCCGATGGACACCCGGCGGCGACCGTCATCGCCAGCCATTTCAATGAAGTGATCCAGTTGGGCAAGCGATTGCTGCGCACCAATCATTTCCAGGTGTATGGCAACAACGACGTGGTGGGTGTTGAGCTGGCTGGGGTTTTGAAAAATGTTATTGCCATCGCTGCCGGTGCCTTGAGCGGTTTGGGGTATGGCGAAAATGCCAAGGGCCTTTTGATCAGCCGCGGCATGGTGGAGATGGTGTACTTGGGGCGCGCCTTGGGTGGAAACACGAAAGCGTTCCTTGGGGTAGCCGGCGTCGGCGATTTGGTCACTACTTGCAACAGTTCGCTGAGCCGTAATTTTACGGTGGGCTACCGGCTGGCTAAAGGCGAAACGCTCTCTGAAATATTGGCCAGCACCGACGAGATCGCCGAAGGTATCAACACCGTGAAAGTGGCCAAGAAATGTGCCGACTACTACAAAGTGCGTGCGCCGATCACCACCACCCTATACCAGGTCTTGTTCGAGGACATGACCGTGAAACGGGCGCTGGAATACCTGATGCGCTATCCGCTGAATGTGGATATCGATTTTCTGACGGAATAA
- a CDS encoding aromatic ring-hydroxylating oxygenase subunit alpha: MTPFHVHPDIAQAKTISTDFYLDPVYLELSKEKIFANTWQLIGDTDQVKDPGWATPVNLLERFLDEPLLLSRDKQGDLHCLSNVCTHRGNLLVERPCKINDIRCKYHGRRFHLDGKFLSMPEFKEVANFPSEEDNLTKLPLYQFGKWLFTSLHPKFDADTFLGPMLERVGWMPFQDFQFRPELSQEYKVDAHWALYCENYLEGFHIPFVHAGLNAVIDYGNYTTEIFQYSNLQIGFAKGDDAVFELPPSSPDFGKKIAGYYFWVFPNMMFNFYPWGLSINIVRPLGVSRCTVSFLSYVWDENKLRQGAGANLHQVEMEDEDVVQHVQKGIRSRFYKHGRYSVKMEKGTHHFHRLLAEYLN; this comes from the coding sequence ATGACTCCCTTCCACGTCCATCCGGATATCGCGCAGGCAAAAACCATTTCCACCGACTTTTATCTCGACCCCGTTTACCTGGAGCTTTCCAAAGAAAAGATCTTCGCCAACACCTGGCAACTGATCGGCGACACTGACCAGGTGAAGGACCCGGGCTGGGCCACGCCGGTGAACCTGTTGGAGCGATTCCTGGACGAACCCCTGCTGCTCTCGCGCGACAAACAAGGCGACCTGCACTGCCTCAGCAACGTCTGCACCCACCGGGGCAACCTGCTGGTGGAGCGTCCCTGCAAGATCAACGACATCCGCTGTAAATATCACGGCCGCCGCTTCCACCTGGACGGCAAGTTCCTGTCCATGCCGGAATTCAAGGAGGTGGCCAACTTTCCCTCGGAAGAGGACAACCTCACAAAGCTTCCCCTGTATCAATTCGGAAAATGGCTGTTCACCTCCCTCCACCCGAAATTCGATGCCGATACATTTTTAGGTCCGATGCTGGAGCGCGTGGGCTGGATGCCGTTCCAGGATTTTCAATTCCGCCCAGAGCTCTCGCAAGAGTACAAGGTGGATGCGCATTGGGCGCTGTATTGTGAGAACTATCTCGAAGGCTTCCACATTCCTTTTGTGCATGCCGGGCTCAACGCCGTGATCGACTATGGGAACTATACCACCGAAATTTTTCAATACTCCAATTTACAAATCGGCTTTGCGAAAGGCGACGACGCCGTGTTCGAGCTCCCCCCTAGCTCGCCCGATTTTGGAAAAAAAATCGCCGGTTATTACTTCTGGGTTTTCCCAAACATGATGTTCAACTTTTATCCCTGGGGACTCTCCATCAACATCGTCCGCCCGCTCGGCGTGTCGCGGTGTACGGTGTCGTTCCTGTCGTATGTGTGGGACGAGAACAAGCTTCGCCAGGGCGCGGGGGCCAACCTGCACCAGGTGGAAATGGAAGACGAGGATGTGGTGCAGCATGTGCAAAAGGGAATACGATCGAGATTCTATAAACACGGACGCTATTCGGTGAAAATGGAGAAGGGTACACACCATTTCCATCGTCTGTTGGCTGAATATTTAAATTGA
- a CDS encoding bestrophin family protein has product MVMYNPRNWISIIFHAYSRRVMATLLPVILFMLVYSAVLCYIMLDRLKLHEADFQPTIAMHSLLGIVLGLFLVFRTNTAYDRWWEGRRMWGGMVNSTRNFAMKLNACLSPENHEDRDWFAKMIPNFIFAVKESLRNGVQLAELDPPSDTFLNDLKKYKHKPNRIAGLMYKRINELYRNNKITGDQLINLDKELKDFIDLMGACERIKYTPIPYSYMMYVKKFVFIYIITLPFGFVTQTGYMTVPIVGLISYVLLSVELIAEEIEDPFGRDINDLPLDELAGKIRENVKEVLL; this is encoded by the coding sequence ATGGTCATGTACAACCCCCGAAATTGGATATCCATCATCTTTCACGCCTACAGCCGGCGCGTCATGGCGACCCTGTTGCCCGTGATCCTCTTCATGCTCGTCTATTCCGCCGTGTTGTGCTACATCATGCTGGACCGTCTCAAGCTGCACGAAGCCGACTTTCAACCCACCATCGCCATGCATTCCCTGCTGGGGATCGTGCTGGGTTTGTTCCTCGTGTTTCGCACCAACACGGCCTACGACCGGTGGTGGGAAGGACGCAGGATGTGGGGGGGCATGGTGAACAGCACCCGGAACTTTGCTATGAAACTCAACGCTTGCCTCAGTCCCGAGAACCACGAAGACCGCGACTGGTTTGCCAAGATGATCCCCAATTTCATTTTTGCCGTAAAAGAAAGCCTGCGAAACGGCGTGCAACTGGCCGAGCTGGATCCGCCCTCCGACACGTTTCTCAATGACCTGAAAAAATATAAACACAAACCCAACCGCATCGCCGGCCTGATGTACAAACGCATAAACGAATTGTACCGCAACAACAAGATCACCGGCGATCAACTCATCAACCTTGATAAAGAACTGAAAGATTTTATCGACCTCATGGGTGCCTGCGAGCGCATCAAGTACACACCCATTCCCTACAGCTATATGATGTATGTAAAGAAGTTCGTCTTCATCTACATCATCACCCTGCCTTTCGGCTTTGTCACACAAACCGGCTACATGACCGTGCCGATCGTGGGATTGATCTCCTACGTTTTGCTGAGCGTCGAGTTGATTGCGGAAGAAATTGAAGACCCGTTCGGACGCGACATCAACGACCTGCCGCTGGACGAACTGGCCGGAAAGATTCGCGAGAATGTAAAAGAGGTGTTGCTGTAA
- a CDS encoding o-succinylbenzoate synthase, with amino-acid sequence MALQTSYSQETFRFSFNARTSRGLMKDKLSWFVKLWDDTQPDVAGLGESGPLPGLSTDDRPDFETVLADVLAKFPHHISTEDLQGPPSLDNPVLQKALALVPVGYPSIRFAIETALLDLMNGGKKIIFQNGFLDGQRIPINGLIWMGGLDFMMSQINEKVAQGFRCIKLKVGGLDFERECEVIDYLRKRYFRENITIRLDANGAFKVDEALSRLRELARLKIQSIEQPIKPGLPEMEKLCRESPIPIALDEELIGVEASEEKMALLTRLRPQFIILKPTLHGGMSGCREWIALAESLDIGWWITSALESNVGLNAICQFTANYPITLPQGLGTGMIYENNVPSHLTVKDGHIYLSDGV; translated from the coding sequence ATGGCGCTACAGACATCGTATTCACAGGAAACGTTCCGTTTCAGCTTCAACGCCCGCACCTCGCGGGGATTGATGAAAGATAAATTGTCGTGGTTTGTAAAACTTTGGGACGACACCCAGCCCGACGTCGCCGGTCTCGGAGAAAGTGGCCCGCTTCCTGGCCTCAGCACGGATGACCGCCCGGACTTTGAGACCGTGCTTGCCGACGTGCTGGCCAAGTTCCCACACCACATCTCCACAGAGGACCTGCAAGGCCCTCCATCCCTTGACAACCCGGTGCTGCAAAAAGCACTGGCCCTGGTGCCGGTGGGTTATCCCTCCATTCGTTTCGCCATCGAAACAGCACTGCTGGATCTGATGAACGGCGGCAAGAAAATCATTTTCCAGAACGGCTTCCTCGATGGCCAGCGCATTCCCATCAACGGCCTCATCTGGATGGGTGGCCTGGATTTTATGATGAGCCAGATCAACGAAAAGGTGGCGCAGGGATTTCGCTGCATCAAGCTGAAAGTGGGCGGGCTTGACTTTGAACGCGAGTGTGAGGTGATTGACTACCTGCGCAAGCGTTATTTCCGGGAGAACATCACCATACGGCTGGATGCCAATGGTGCTTTCAAAGTAGACGAAGCGTTGTCGCGCTTGCGCGAGCTGGCGCGGTTGAAGATCCAGTCCATCGAGCAACCGATCAAACCGGGGCTTCCGGAGATGGAGAAGTTGTGCCGGGAGTCGCCCATTCCCATTGCGTTGGATGAGGAACTCATCGGGGTGGAAGCGAGCGAGGAGAAGATGGCGCTGCTGACGCGCCTCCGTCCGCAGTTCATTATTTTGAAGCCTACGCTTCACGGGGGAATGAGCGGTTGCCGGGAGTGGATCGCACTGGCGGAAAGTCTTGACATCGGATGGTGGATCACCTCAGCGTTGGAGTCCAACGTCGGCCTCAATGCCATTTGCCAGTTCACGGCGAACTATCCCATAACGCTTCCGCAGGGATTAGGAACGGGGATGATCTATGAGAATAATGTTCCGTCCCATCTCACGGTGAAAGACGGGCATATTTATTTGAGCGACGGCGTGTGA
- a CDS encoding APC family permease encodes MSSPQKLKPTLGLWTSIAIVAGGVIGSGIFMKPAFMASQLGSPLWLVAVWIFAGVITLFGALSNAEVAAMIPETGGQYIFFERMYGRFVAFLYGWSAFIVFNTAGVASVAYGFGTYLEYFIPLPRFGPGVEKAVEVYIPFIGSMYPLENIGVKSVTILVVLVLTWVSYRSTRSGGNLQVVFTALKIALLTLLVFGLFFSPEGSVTNLITPSTSIHPQGWAFVGALLAAMSGAFWGYDGWNNITFIAGEIREPQRNIPRSLFIGLLICIITYTLITLSFLYVLPIDAMAQSGMVASDAAQVVMGTLGGGIIAFMVIISIIGATNGNILPVARVFFAMGQQKQFFGWVGKVHPRYGTPGNALVIQALWTVVLILSGSFDMLTDMLIFVSWVFYGLSAFGIFVLRRKMAHVERPYKVWGYPVVPAVFVLFSTFFVVATLWMDIYNYAIGKTHLINSLLGMFLTASGIPLYWLFRKRYGKSF; translated from the coding sequence ATGTCGTCACCCCAGAAATTAAAACCCACCCTGGGCTTGTGGACCAGTATCGCCATCGTTGCGGGTGGGGTGATCGGCTCGGGCATTTTTATGAAGCCTGCTTTTATGGCTTCACAGCTGGGTTCACCCTTGTGGCTGGTAGCCGTTTGGATCTTCGCTGGTGTGATCACGCTCTTTGGCGCGTTGAGCAACGCCGAAGTGGCCGCCATGATCCCGGAAACGGGTGGCCAATACATTTTCTTCGAAAGAATGTACGGCAGGTTCGTAGCCTTTTTGTATGGGTGGTCGGCCTTCATCGTATTCAACACGGCCGGTGTGGCATCCGTGGCGTATGGCTTTGGCACCTACCTGGAATATTTTATCCCCTTGCCGCGCTTCGGCCCGGGTGTGGAGAAAGCCGTGGAGGTTTACATCCCGTTCATCGGATCGATGTATCCGTTGGAAAATATCGGGGTGAAGTCGGTCACGATCCTGGTCGTGTTGGTACTCACATGGGTGAGTTACCGGAGCACGCGATCGGGTGGCAACCTGCAGGTGGTGTTCACGGCATTGAAGATCGCCCTGCTAACGTTGTTGGTCTTTGGATTATTTTTTTCACCGGAAGGAAGCGTCACCAATCTTATCACACCCTCCACCAGCATCCATCCCCAGGGTTGGGCTTTCGTAGGCGCCCTGCTGGCGGCCATGTCCGGAGCGTTTTGGGGATACGACGGTTGGAATAACATCACGTTTATTGCCGGGGAGATCCGGGAGCCCCAGCGCAACATTCCCCGCAGTCTTTTTATTGGATTACTGATTTGCATCATCACCTACACACTCATCACGCTAAGCTTTCTCTATGTGTTGCCGATCGATGCCATGGCGCAATCGGGTATGGTGGCTTCGGATGCGGCACAGGTGGTGATGGGCACGTTGGGGGGTGGCATCATTGCGTTCATGGTGATCATCTCGATCATCGGCGCCACCAACGGCAACATCCTGCCCGTGGCCCGGGTGTTCTTTGCCATGGGACAGCAGAAACAATTTTTTGGATGGGTCGGCAAAGTGCATCCTCGCTACGGCACGCCCGGCAATGCCTTAGTGATCCAAGCACTGTGGACGGTCGTGCTCATTCTCAGTGGCTCGTTCGACATGCTCACCGACATGCTGATCTTTGTGAGCTGGGTTTTCTATGGGCTGAGTGCCTTTGGCATCTTCGTGCTGCGAAGGAAAATGGCACATGTTGAGCGACCTTACAAAGTGTGGGGATACCCGGTGGTACCCGCCGTGTTTGTTTTATTTTCGACGTTCTTTGTGGTGGCTACGTTGTGGATGGATATCTACAATTATGCGATTGGAAAAACACATCTTATCAATTCTTTGCTGGGAATGTTTTTGACAGCGTCGGGGATACCGTTGTATTGGTTGTTTAGAAAGCGGTATGGAAAATCATTTTGA